Proteins found in one Sardina pilchardus chromosome 3, fSarPil1.1, whole genome shotgun sequence genomic segment:
- the LOC134076858 gene encoding axin-2-like isoform X1: MSRALADPIATSFREDAPRPPVPGEEGETKCYNPCKLAVMRLKDTVKSAVKVAPPGSAARRDEDGLGEPEGSASPDSPLARWTKSLLSLLGDQDGAQLFRTFLEREKCVDTLDFWFACNGFRQMDLKDTKTHRVAKAIYKRYIENHSVVAKQLKPATKTFIRDSVKRQQIDSSMFDQAQTEIQTAMEENAYQMFLTSDIYLDYVRSGCENAAHGSPDGLGSLKLVCGYLPTLNEEEEWSCSDFKAKALASMVGLSAKALRTAPSVRAVEALERGYRSYRRGESPSPFHISTGLAFAPASSANDSEISSDAMTDDSMSLADSLDGVCVQQLGSRKHLQREMQRSMRINGQVSLPHFPKGRRPPREMGPAEPAEFAAQLTARLERLKREQDSMSCLEERLQQIQEEEERDDTEASCGVSSLSPHPLSLPSTSSCDEDAQAILDEHLSRVLKTPGCQSPPCPRSRSPDRHHHHHRSPLARAKLPFSSSSSSSASPGGASFGCYATSPAGVGAPHHHHHQTTFVSRQSTRHIHHHIHHHHGGGAGANGGGSGSGGPGATSPRSREQLEAEAARRVQGLCRGAPGGMVPRSRSLGREQQGEGSPTTELALGHSSILAQRLWKSGEEVSSESSEADGVQLPTDTTDRSQNVWQWIMESGRQPRHKTNGVAQGAKRWHGAEPSPSSSSAAAAARTPTWGGGGSSGHLRAHQPAHPFVQDPAMPPLPPPNTLAQLEEACRRLEEVSKPPKQRHSPSSVQRERGPGAPVQNGPSSQLGPGLQTDELPKEARKQASGQGSPGGAETVVTYFFCGEEIPYRRVMKTHSLTLGHFKEQLRKKGNYRYYFKKASDEFECGAVFEEVWEDASVLPMYEGKVLGKVERMD; encoded by the exons ATGAGTAGGGCTCTCGCAGACCCCATCGCCACCAGCTTCAGAGAGGATGCTCCTCGTCCCCCCGTCCCGGGGGAAGAGGGCGAGACGAAATGCTACAACCCCTGCAAGCTCGCCGTGATGAGACTCAAGGATACGGTTAAATCCGCTGTAAAAGTCGCCCCTCCCGGCTCCGCGGCGAGGAGGGATGAGGATGGACTCGGGGAGCCGGAGGGAAGCGCCTCACCGGATTCGCCCCTCGCGCGGTGGACCAAGTCTTTGCTTTCGCTTCTTGGGGACCAAGACGGTGCTCAACTTTTTCGGACATTTCTGGAGCGAGAGAAATGTGTGGACACGCTAGACTTTTGGTTTGCCTGCAACGGTTTCAGGCAAATGGACCTCAAGGATACCAAAACGCACAGAGTGGCTAAAGCAATTTACAAGCGATATATTGAAAACCACAGCGTGGTCGCCAAGCAGCTGAAGCCGGCGACCAAGACCTTCATTCGGGATAGCGTCAAGAGGCAACAAATTGACTCATCAATGTTTGACCAGGCACAGACGGAGATTCAGACAGCGATGGAGGAGAACGCTTACCAAATGTTTCTCACCTCCGACATCTACCTCGATTACGTCCGGAGTGGGTGCGAGAATGCCGCTCACGGCAGCCCGGATGGGCTGGGCAGCCTCAAACTTGTGTGCGGCTACTTGCCCACCCTTaacgaggaagaggagtggagtTGCAGTGACTTCAAAGCCAAAGCCTTAGCCTCCATGGTCGGACTGTCCGCGAAAGCCCTCCGGACAGCTCCCTCTGTGAGGGCGGTGGAGGCGCTGGAGAGAGGATACAG gtCGTACAGGCGTGGGGAGTCGCCGAGTCCCTTCCACATCAGCACCGGTCTCGCCTTCGCTCCGGCCTCCAGTGCCAACGACAGCGAGATCTCCAGCGATGCCATGACAGACGACTCCATGTCCCTGGCAGACAGTCT ggacggggtgtgtgtgcagcagctgGGCTCCAGGAAGCATCTGCAGCGGGAGATGCAGCGCAGCATGAGGATCAACGGCCAGGTGTCGCTACCTCACTTTCCT AAGGGGAGGAGGCCGCCGCGTGAGATGGGTCCAGCGGAGCCGGCCGAGTTTGCTGCCCAGCTGACCGCTCGTCTGGAGCGCCTCAAGAGGGAGCAGGACAGCATGAGCTGCCTGGAGGAGAGACTGCAGCAGATCCaggag gaggaggAGCGTGACGACACCGAGGCGTCCTGCGGCGTGTCCTCTCTCAGCCCGCACCCGCTGTCCCTGCCGTCCACCTCCTCGTGCGACGAGGACGCGCAGGCCATCCTGGACGAGCACCTGTCCCGCGTCCTCAAGACCCCCGGCTGCCAGTCGCCCCCGTGCCCGCGCTCCCGCTCGCCcgaccgccaccaccaccaccaccgctcccCGCTGGCGCGCGCCAAGctgcccttctcctcctcctcctcctcctcggcctcccCCGGAGGCGCGTCGTTCGGCTGCTACGCCACGAGCCCGGCGGGCGTCGgcgccccccaccaccaccaccaccagaccaCGTTCGTGTCGCGCCAGTCCACCCGGCACAtccaccaccacatccaccaccaccacggcggCGGCGCCGGTGCCAACGGCggaggcagcggcagcggcggcccCGGTGCCACTTCGCCTCGCTCCCGCGAGCAGCTGGAGGCCGAGGCGGCGCGGCGGGTACAGGGTCTCTGTCGAGGGGCGCCCGGCGGAATGGTGCCCCGGAGCCGGAGCCTGGGCAGGGAACAGCAGGGAGAGGGAAGCCCCACCACTGAGCTCGCCCTCGG GCACTCAAGCATCCTCGCCCAGCGCCTGTGGAAGTCTGGCGAGGAGGTCTCCTCCGAGAGCAGCGAGGCCGACGGCGTCCAGCTGCCCACCGACACCACTGACCGCTCGCAGAACGTCTGGCAGTGGATCATGGAGAGCGGCCGGCAGCCTCGGCACAAGACGAACGG GGTTGCCCAGGGTGCCAAGCGGTGGCATGGTGCCgagccctccccctcctcctcctccgccgccgccgccgcacgcACGCCCACCTGGGGCGGCGGTGGCAGCAGTGGGCACCTGCGCGCCCACCAGCCAGCCCACCCGTTCGTCCAGGACCCGGCCATGCCCCCACTGCCCCCTCCCAACACCCTGGCCCAGCTGGAGGAGGCCTGCCGACGCCTGGAGGAGGTGTCCAAGCCCCCCAAACAGAG GCACTCTCCGTCCAGCgtgcagagagagcgagggccTGGAGCCCCTGTCCAGAACGGCCCGTCGTCTCAGCTGGGCCCGGGCCTGCAGACCGATGA GCTTCCGAAGGAGGCGAGGAAGCAGGCCAGCGGTCAAGGCTCGCCGGGCGGCGCCGAGACGGTGGTGACGTACTTCTTCTGCGGCGAGGAGATCCCGTACCGGCGCGTGATGAAGACGCACAGCCTCACGCTCGGCCACTTCAAGGAGCAGCTCCGCAAGAAGGGCAACTACAG
- the LOC134076858 gene encoding axin-2-like isoform X2 produces the protein MSRALADPIATSFREDAPRPPVPGEEGETKCYNPCKLAVMRLKDTVKSAVKVAPPGSAARRDEDGLGEPEGSASPDSPLARWTKSLLSLLGDQDGAQLFRTFLEREKCVDTLDFWFACNGFRQMDLKDTKTHRVAKAIYKRYIENHSVVAKQLKPATKTFIRDSVKRQQIDSSMFDQAQTEIQTAMEENAYQMFLTSDIYLDYVRSGCENAAHGSPDGLGSLKLVCGYLPTLNEEEEWSCSDFKAKALASMVGLSAKALRTAPSVRAVEALERGYRSYRRGESPSPFHISTGLAFAPASSANDSEISSDAMTDDSMSLADSLDGVCVQQLGSRKHLQREMQRSMRINGQVSLPHFPKGRRPPREMGPAEPAEFAAQLTARLERLKREQDSMSCLEERLQQIQEEERDDTEASCGVSSLSPHPLSLPSTSSCDEDAQAILDEHLSRVLKTPGCQSPPCPRSRSPDRHHHHHRSPLARAKLPFSSSSSSSASPGGASFGCYATSPAGVGAPHHHHHQTTFVSRQSTRHIHHHIHHHHGGGAGANGGGSGSGGPGATSPRSREQLEAEAARRVQGLCRGAPGGMVPRSRSLGREQQGEGSPTTELALGHSSILAQRLWKSGEEVSSESSEADGVQLPTDTTDRSQNVWQWIMESGRQPRHKTNGVAQGAKRWHGAEPSPSSSSAAAAARTPTWGGGGSSGHLRAHQPAHPFVQDPAMPPLPPPNTLAQLEEACRRLEEVSKPPKQRHSPSSVQRERGPGAPVQNGPSSQLGPGLQTDELPKEARKQASGQGSPGGAETVVTYFFCGEEIPYRRVMKTHSLTLGHFKEQLRKKGNYRYYFKKASDEFECGAVFEEVWEDASVLPMYEGKVLGKVERMD, from the exons ATGAGTAGGGCTCTCGCAGACCCCATCGCCACCAGCTTCAGAGAGGATGCTCCTCGTCCCCCCGTCCCGGGGGAAGAGGGCGAGACGAAATGCTACAACCCCTGCAAGCTCGCCGTGATGAGACTCAAGGATACGGTTAAATCCGCTGTAAAAGTCGCCCCTCCCGGCTCCGCGGCGAGGAGGGATGAGGATGGACTCGGGGAGCCGGAGGGAAGCGCCTCACCGGATTCGCCCCTCGCGCGGTGGACCAAGTCTTTGCTTTCGCTTCTTGGGGACCAAGACGGTGCTCAACTTTTTCGGACATTTCTGGAGCGAGAGAAATGTGTGGACACGCTAGACTTTTGGTTTGCCTGCAACGGTTTCAGGCAAATGGACCTCAAGGATACCAAAACGCACAGAGTGGCTAAAGCAATTTACAAGCGATATATTGAAAACCACAGCGTGGTCGCCAAGCAGCTGAAGCCGGCGACCAAGACCTTCATTCGGGATAGCGTCAAGAGGCAACAAATTGACTCATCAATGTTTGACCAGGCACAGACGGAGATTCAGACAGCGATGGAGGAGAACGCTTACCAAATGTTTCTCACCTCCGACATCTACCTCGATTACGTCCGGAGTGGGTGCGAGAATGCCGCTCACGGCAGCCCGGATGGGCTGGGCAGCCTCAAACTTGTGTGCGGCTACTTGCCCACCCTTaacgaggaagaggagtggagtTGCAGTGACTTCAAAGCCAAAGCCTTAGCCTCCATGGTCGGACTGTCCGCGAAAGCCCTCCGGACAGCTCCCTCTGTGAGGGCGGTGGAGGCGCTGGAGAGAGGATACAG gtCGTACAGGCGTGGGGAGTCGCCGAGTCCCTTCCACATCAGCACCGGTCTCGCCTTCGCTCCGGCCTCCAGTGCCAACGACAGCGAGATCTCCAGCGATGCCATGACAGACGACTCCATGTCCCTGGCAGACAGTCT ggacggggtgtgtgtgcagcagctgGGCTCCAGGAAGCATCTGCAGCGGGAGATGCAGCGCAGCATGAGGATCAACGGCCAGGTGTCGCTACCTCACTTTCCT AAGGGGAGGAGGCCGCCGCGTGAGATGGGTCCAGCGGAGCCGGCCGAGTTTGCTGCCCAGCTGACCGCTCGTCTGGAGCGCCTCAAGAGGGAGCAGGACAGCATGAGCTGCCTGGAGGAGAGACTGCAGCAGATCCaggag gaggAGCGTGACGACACCGAGGCGTCCTGCGGCGTGTCCTCTCTCAGCCCGCACCCGCTGTCCCTGCCGTCCACCTCCTCGTGCGACGAGGACGCGCAGGCCATCCTGGACGAGCACCTGTCCCGCGTCCTCAAGACCCCCGGCTGCCAGTCGCCCCCGTGCCCGCGCTCCCGCTCGCCcgaccgccaccaccaccaccaccgctcccCGCTGGCGCGCGCCAAGctgcccttctcctcctcctcctcctcctcggcctcccCCGGAGGCGCGTCGTTCGGCTGCTACGCCACGAGCCCGGCGGGCGTCGgcgccccccaccaccaccaccaccagaccaCGTTCGTGTCGCGCCAGTCCACCCGGCACAtccaccaccacatccaccaccaccacggcggCGGCGCCGGTGCCAACGGCggaggcagcggcagcggcggcccCGGTGCCACTTCGCCTCGCTCCCGCGAGCAGCTGGAGGCCGAGGCGGCGCGGCGGGTACAGGGTCTCTGTCGAGGGGCGCCCGGCGGAATGGTGCCCCGGAGCCGGAGCCTGGGCAGGGAACAGCAGGGAGAGGGAAGCCCCACCACTGAGCTCGCCCTCGG GCACTCAAGCATCCTCGCCCAGCGCCTGTGGAAGTCTGGCGAGGAGGTCTCCTCCGAGAGCAGCGAGGCCGACGGCGTCCAGCTGCCCACCGACACCACTGACCGCTCGCAGAACGTCTGGCAGTGGATCATGGAGAGCGGCCGGCAGCCTCGGCACAAGACGAACGG GGTTGCCCAGGGTGCCAAGCGGTGGCATGGTGCCgagccctccccctcctcctcctccgccgccgccgccgcacgcACGCCCACCTGGGGCGGCGGTGGCAGCAGTGGGCACCTGCGCGCCCACCAGCCAGCCCACCCGTTCGTCCAGGACCCGGCCATGCCCCCACTGCCCCCTCCCAACACCCTGGCCCAGCTGGAGGAGGCCTGCCGACGCCTGGAGGAGGTGTCCAAGCCCCCCAAACAGAG GCACTCTCCGTCCAGCgtgcagagagagcgagggccTGGAGCCCCTGTCCAGAACGGCCCGTCGTCTCAGCTGGGCCCGGGCCTGCAGACCGATGA GCTTCCGAAGGAGGCGAGGAAGCAGGCCAGCGGTCAAGGCTCGCCGGGCGGCGCCGAGACGGTGGTGACGTACTTCTTCTGCGGCGAGGAGATCCCGTACCGGCGCGTGATGAAGACGCACAGCCTCACGCTCGGCCACTTCAAGGAGCAGCTCCGCAAGAAGGGCAACTACAG